A region of Pseudomonas marginalis DNA encodes the following proteins:
- the glyQ gene encoding glycine--tRNA ligase subunit alpha, translated as MSQPTPAVRTFQDLILALQQYWAEQGCVVLQPYDMEVGAGTFHTATFLRAIGPETWNAAYVQPSRRPTDGRYGENPNRLQHYYQFQVVLKPNPDNFQELYLGSLKHVGLDPLVHDIRFVEDNWESPTLGAWGLGWEVWLNGMEVTQFTYFQQAGGIECYPVTGEITYGLERLAMYLQGVDSVYDLVWADGPFGKVTYGDVFHQNEVEQSTYNFEHANVDKLFELFDFYESEAKRLIELDQPLPLPSYEMVLKASHTFNLLDARRAISVTARQQYILRVRTLARSVAQAYLLARAKLGFPMATPDLRDEVLAKLEAAQ; from the coding sequence TGGGCCGAGCAAGGTTGTGTGGTACTTCAGCCCTACGATATGGAAGTAGGCGCCGGCACTTTCCACACCGCTACATTCCTGCGGGCCATCGGCCCGGAAACCTGGAACGCCGCTTATGTGCAGCCCAGTCGTCGCCCGACTGACGGCCGCTACGGCGAAAACCCGAACCGTCTGCAGCACTACTATCAGTTCCAGGTAGTCCTGAAGCCGAACCCGGACAACTTCCAGGAACTGTACCTGGGCTCGCTCAAGCACGTGGGCCTCGACCCGCTGGTGCACGACATCCGTTTCGTCGAAGACAACTGGGAGTCGCCCACCCTCGGCGCCTGGGGCCTGGGCTGGGAAGTCTGGCTCAATGGCATGGAAGTCACCCAGTTCACCTACTTCCAACAGGCCGGTGGCATCGAGTGCTACCCGGTGACCGGCGAGATCACCTACGGCCTCGAGCGCCTGGCCATGTACCTGCAGGGCGTGGATTCGGTCTACGACCTGGTGTGGGCTGACGGCCCGTTCGGCAAAGTGACCTATGGCGATGTGTTCCACCAGAACGAAGTGGAGCAATCGACCTACAACTTCGAACACGCCAACGTCGACAAGCTGTTCGAACTGTTCGACTTCTATGAAAGCGAAGCCAAGCGCCTGATCGAACTCGACCAGCCGCTGCCGTTGCCGAGCTATGAAATGGTGTTGAAGGCCTCCCATACCTTCAACCTGCTGGACGCCCGCCGTGCCATCTCGGTAACCGCGCGCCAGCAATACATCCTGCGTGTACGCACCCTGGCGCGTTCCGTCGCCCAAGCCTACCTGCTGGCTCGCGCCAAGCTGGGCTTCCCGATGGCCACCCCGGACCTGCGTGATGAAGTGTTGGCTAAGCTGGAGG